In Canis lupus familiaris isolate Mischka breed German Shepherd chromosome 24, alternate assembly UU_Cfam_GSD_1.0, whole genome shotgun sequence, a single genomic region encodes these proteins:
- the ZGPAT gene encoding zinc finger CCCH-type with G patch domain-containing protein isoform X1 has protein sequence MDEESLQAALHTYDAQLQQVELALGAGLEPSELADLRQLRGDLQELIELTEASLVSVRKSKLLAALDGERAAPGDADSRGSQQAGPAAPAAPGAAPDTAPERERQPEPAPSGPGQGEEERAGDEDGDEEEALSGRKVNAPYYSSWGTLEYHNAMIVGTEAARDGSAGVRVLYLYPTHKSLKPCPFFLEGKCRFQDSCRFSHGQVVSVDELRPFQDPDLSSLQAGSACLAKQQDGLWYPARITDVDNGYYTVKFDSLLLKEAVVEGDSILPPLRTDPTGSSDSDSGDPDDPSYARVVEPSAAEPGTCSSAFAGWEVHTRGIGSRLLAKMGYEFGKGLGRHAEGRVEPIHAVVLPRGKSLDQCAEILQKRTKGGKAGARRPPKGQGSGGGRPPPRSVFDFLNEKLQCRTPAALEAAAAPAGRRSGKEMYHASRSAKRALGLRLFQTEKKIEQTQRDIRGIQKALARNTGRHSVTAAQLQERLAGAQRELGQLQAQEAGLQREQRKADTHKKMTEF, from the exons ATGGACGAGGAGAGCCTGCAGGCCGCGCTGCACACCTATGACGCGCAGCTGCAGCAGGTGGAGCTGGCGCTGGGCGCCGGCCTGGAGCCCTCGGAGCTGGCCGACCTGCGGCAGCTGCGCGGCGACCTCCAGGAGCTCATCGAGCTCACCGAGGCCAGCCTGGTGTCCGTCCGGAAGAGCAAGCTGCTGGCCGCGCTGGACGGGGAGCGCGCGGCCCCGGGCGACGCCGACAGCCGGGGCTCCCAGCAGGCGGGGCCCGCAGCGCCCGCAGCCCCCGGGGCCGCGCCGGACACGGCTCCCGAGCGCGAGCGCCAGCCCGAGCCGGCACCCAGCGGGCccgggcagggggaggaggagcgggCCGGCGACGAGGACGGCGACGAGGAGGAGGCGCTGAGCGGCCGCAAGGTGAACGCGCCGTACTACAGCTCCTGGGGCACGCTGGAGTACCACAACGCCATGATCGTGGGCACCGAGGCGGCGCGCGACGGCTCTGCGGGCGTGCGGGTGCTCTACCTCTACCCCACGCACAAGTCCCTGAAGCCCTGCCCCTTCTTCCTGGAGGGCAAGTGCCGCTTCCAGGACAGCTGCAG GTTCTCCCATGGGCAGGTGGTCTCTGTGGATGAGCTGCGCCCCTTCCAGGACCCGGACCTGAGCTCCCTACAGGCTGGCTCTGCATGTCTGGCCAAGCAGCAGGATGGCCTCTGGTACCCCGCTCGGATAACTG ATGTAGATAATGGCTACTACACCGTCAAGTTTGACTCACTGCTGCTGAAGGAGGCCGTGGTAGAGGGGGACAGCATCCTGCCCCCGCTGCGCACAGACCCCACGGGATCCTCAGACTCAGACAGTGGCGACCCAGATGACCCCAGCTATGCCAGAG TGGTGGAACCCAGTGCTGCCGAGCCCGGGACCTGCAGCTCCGCTTTCGCTGGCTGGGAGGTGCACACACGGGGCATCGGCTCCAGACTCCTTGCCAAGATGGGCTACGAGTTTGGCAAGG GTCTGGGCCGGCATGCCGAGGGCCGGGTGGAGCCCATCCACGCTGTGGTGCTGCCTCGAGGGAAGTCGCTGGACCAGTGCGCAGAGATCTTGCAGAAGAGGACCAAGGGCGGCAAGGCTGGCGCCCGGAGGCCCCCGAAAGGCCAGGGCAGTGGGGGTGGACGCCCTCCCCCTCGTAGCGTGTTTGACTTTCTGAACGAAAAGCTGCAGTGCCGGACCCCGGCGGCGCTGGAGGCTGCGGCGGCCCCCGCAGGGAGGAGGAGCGGGAAGGAGATGTACCATGCCAGCAGGAGTGCCAAGCGGGCCCTGGGCCTGCGACTCTTCCAGACGGAGAAGAAGATCGAGCAGACCCAGCGGGACATCCGGGGCATCCAGAAGGCTCTCGCCCGAAACACCGGCCG GCACAGTGTGACGGCGGCCCAGCTGCAGGAGAGGCTGGCGGGAGCCCAGCGGGAGCTGGGGCAGCTCCAGGCCCAGGAGGCGGGTCTGCAGCGGGAACAGAGGAAAGCAGACACCCACAAGAAGATGACCGAGTTCTAG
- the ARFRP1 gene encoding ADP-ribosylation factor-related protein 1 isoform X3: protein MSLSKITTTVGLNIGTVDVGKARLMFWDLGGQEELQSLWDKYYAECHGVIYVIDSTDEERLSESKRAFEKMVTSEALDGVPILVLANKQDVEASPPDLPVDPRHQDGLQRLHLQDRQARLPDPGLLGPHGQRGARGHRVDGQVRRAERAPAAAAEGHHVGVAGAAGAHSSS from the exons ATGAGTCTCTCCAAGATCACGACCACCGTGGGTCTCAACA TCGGCACTGTGGACGTGGGAAAGGCTCGCCTCATGTTTTGGGACCTGGGGGGCCAGGAAGAGCTGCAGTCGCTGTGGGACAAG TACTATGCGGAGTGCCATGGTGTCATCTACGTCATTGATTCCACGGATGAGGAGAGGCTGTCGGAGTCCAAGCGGGCATTCG AGAAGATGGTGACGAGTGAGGCGCTGGATGGTGTCCCCATCCTCGTGCTGGCCAACAAGCAGGACGTGGAG GCTTCCCCCCCAGACCTGCCTGTCGATCCCCGACATCAAGACGGCCTTCAGCGACTGCACCTCCAAGATCGGCAGGCGAGACTGCCTGACCCAGGCCTGCTCGGCCCTCACGGG CAAAGGGGTGCGCGAGGGCATCGAGTGGATGGTCAAGTGCGTCGTGCGGAACGTGCACCGGCCGCCGCGGCAGAGGGACATCACGTAGGCGTGGCTGGTGCCGCGGGTGCCCACAGCTCGTCCTGA
- the TNFRSF6B gene encoding tumor necrosis factor receptor superfamily member 6B isoform X1 translates to MCARERRAPPPLTPPWTLSALLLALAAPWAAGTGALTYPWRDVETREWLVCSQCPPGTFVQQPCRRDSPTTCGACPPRHYTQFWNYLERCRYCNVICGEREEEARPCEPTHNRACRCRPGFFAHAGFCLEHEPCPPGSGVTVPGTPSQNTQCQPCGPGTFSARSSSSERCQPHRNCSALGLALNVPGSPSHDALCTSCVGFPLSTAEPGAPGAEECERALIDFVAFQDLSFKRFLRLWHALAGPEAPGPVPPREGRVELQLKLRQQLLELREARAGALAGRLLRALREARLPGLERSVRARFWAH, encoded by the exons ATGTGTGCACGGGAGAGGCGGGCCCCGCCGCCCCTGACCCCGCCGTGGACGCTGTCCGCCCTGCTGCTGGCTCTGGCGGCGCCCTGGGCGGCGGGCACGGGCGCGCTCACCTACCCGTGGCGGGACGTGGAGACGCGGGAGTGGCTGGTGTGCAGCCAGTGTCCCCCCGGCACCTTCGTGCAGCAGCCGTGCCGTCGGGACAGCCCCACGACCTGCGGCGCGTGCCCCCCGCGCCACTACACGCAGTTCTGGAACTACCTGGAGCGCTGCCGCTACTGCAACGTCATCTGCGGGGAGCGCGAGGAGGAGGCGCGGCCCTGCGAGCCCACCCACAACCGCGCCTGCCGCTGCCGGCCCGGCTTCTTCGCGCACGCCGGCTTCTGCCTGGAGCACGAGCCCTGCCCGCCCGGCAGCGGCGTCACCGTCCCCG GCACCCCGAGCCAGAACACGCAGTGCCAGCCGTGCGGCCCCGGCACCTTCTCGGCCCGCAGCTCCAGCTCGGAGCGCTGCCAGCCGCACCGCAACTGCTCGGCCCTGGGCCTCGCCCTCAACGTGCCCGGCTCCCCTTCCCACGACGCCCTGTGTACCAGCTGCGTGGGCTTCCCGCTCAGCACCGCAGAGCCCGGGGCGCCAG GGGCCGAGGAGTGCGAGCGCGCCCTCATCGACTTCGTGGCGTTCCAGGACTTGTCCTTCAAGAGGTTCCTGCGGCTGTGGCACGCGCTGGCGGGCCCTGAGGCCCCAGGGCCGGTGCCACCGAGGGAGGGCCGCGTGGAGCTGCAGCTGAAGCTGCGGCAGCAGCTCCTGGAGCTCCGCGAGGCCCGGGCCGGGGCGCTGGCGGGGCGGCTGCTGCGGGCGCTGCGGGAGGCCAGGCTGCCGGGGCTGGAGCGCAGCGTCCGCGCACGCTTCTGGGCGCACTGA
- the LIME1 gene encoding lck-interacting transmembrane adapter 1 isoform X1 yields MLPSTRKCVGLKGSWSVKSPWEALLLRPEEAPGSGGLEAAPARDPRRPSSWWVETPGGLPWLRRMGPQVPPAPPVLWALGGLALLLWLWALCTACHRKRAQRQQPPGRVMQAEALLLRRHPLCTLSKSDTRLHELHRGPGGCRVPRPVSMDVQRPQWLEVSRGTSRPLVAFSPREPPFSPAAASPSIGPEATYSNVGLAAVPRASLAASPAVWAGARLTSSRASPGPEPRPEVAEYACIRRLKGAAQGPQGLGQGTAAPTPAVEVDILYSKVRKPKKRDPGTAADQLDPKGSDAVLAVGSDQSHETLPLGGLGKDDGLLENVYESIQDMGAQGAWNPLLRPEGTCAGLGGSRLPQPQPRRSLHGPTC; encoded by the exons ATGTTGCCCAGCACCCGCAAATGTGTGGGACTGAAGGGGTCGTGGTCGGTGAAGAGCCCTTGGGAAGCCCTGCTGCTGAGGCCGGAGGAAGCCCCAGGTTCTGGAGGCCTCGAGGCTGCCCCGGCCCGTGACCCACGCCGGCCCAGCTCATGGTGGGTGGAGACGCCCGGAG GCCTACCTTGGCTTCGCAGGATGGGGCCACAggtgcccccagccccgcctGTCCTCTGGGCCCTAGGGGGCCTTGCCCTGCTCCTCTGGCTGTGGGCACTGTGCACGGCCTGCCACAG GAAGCGCGCGCAGAGGCAGCAGCCCCCGGGCCGGGTGATGCAGGCGGAAGCG TTGCTGCTGAGACGACACCCGCTCTGCACCCTCAGCAAGTCCGACACCAGACTGCATGAGCTGCACCGGGGCCCCGGCGGCTGCAGGG TCCCGAGGCCTGTCAGCATGGATGTCCAGCGCCCGCAGTGGCTGGAGGTGTCCAGAGGTACCAGCCGACCTCTGGTGGCCTTCTCGCCCCGAGAACCTCCCTTCTCACCGGCTGCTGCCTCACCTTCCATCGGCCCCGAGGCCACCTATTCCAATGTGGGGCTGGCCGCAGTCCCCAGGGCCAGCCTGGCAGCCAGCCCCGCGGTGTGGGCAGGGGCACGGCTCACCAGCAGCCGTgccagccctgggcctgagccCAGACCCGAAGTGGCTGAGTATGCTTGTATCCGGAGGCTCAAGGGAGCAGCTCAgggcccccagggcctggggcagggaacGGCCGCGCCGACCCCAGCTGTTGAG GTGGACATCCTGTACTCCAAGGTCAGGAAGCCTAAAAAGAGGGACCCAGGGACTGCTGCAGACCAGCTGGACCCCAAGGGCAGCGACGCGGTTCTGGCTGTGGGAAGTGACCAGTCCCACGAGACCCTCCCGCTCGGGGGCCTGGGCAAGGATGACGGCCTCCTGGAAAATGTGTACGAGAGCATCCAGGACATGGGGGCCCAGGGCGCCTGGAACCCGCTGCTCCGGCCCGAGGGCACCTGCGCCGGGCTTGGGGGCTCCCGGcttccccagcctcagcctcGGAGGAGTCTCCACGGCCCCACCTGTTGA
- the ARFRP1 gene encoding ADP-ribosylation factor-related protein 1 isoform X2 yields MYTLLSGLYKYMFQKDEYCVLILGLDNAGKTTFLEQSKTRFNKNYKGMSLSKITTTVGLNIGTVDVGKARLMFWDLGGQEELQSLWDKYYAECHGVIYVIDSTDEERLSESKRAFEKMVTSEALDGVPILVLANKQDVETCLSIPDIKTAFSDCTSKIGRRDCLTQACSALTGKGVREGIEWMVKCVVRNVHRPPRQRDIT; encoded by the exons ATGTACACGCTGCTGTCCGGCCTCTACAAGTACATGTTCCAGAAGGACGAGTACTGCGTCCTGATCCTGGGGCTGGACAATGCGGGCAAGACG ACGTTCCTGGAACAGTCGAAAACCCGCTTTAACAAGAACTACAAGGGAATGAGTCTCTCCAAGATCACGACCACCGTGGGTCTCAACA TCGGCACTGTGGACGTGGGAAAGGCTCGCCTCATGTTTTGGGACCTGGGGGGCCAGGAAGAGCTGCAGTCGCTGTGGGACAAG TACTATGCGGAGTGCCATGGTGTCATCTACGTCATTGATTCCACGGATGAGGAGAGGCTGTCGGAGTCCAAGCGGGCATTCG AGAAGATGGTGACGAGTGAGGCGCTGGATGGTGTCCCCATCCTCGTGCTGGCCAACAAGCAGGACGTGGAG ACCTGCCTGTCGATCCCCGACATCAAGACGGCCTTCAGCGACTGCACCTCCAAGATCGGCAGGCGAGACTGCCTGACCCAGGCCTGCTCGGCCCTCACGGG CAAAGGGGTGCGCGAGGGCATCGAGTGGATGGTCAAGTGCGTCGTGCGGAACGTGCACCGGCCGCCGCGGCAGAGGGACATCACGTAG
- the ARFRP1 gene encoding ADP-ribosylation factor-related protein 1 isoform X1, translating into MYTLLSGLYKYMFQKDEYCVLILGLDNAGKTTFLEQSKTRFNKNYKGMSLSKITTTVGLNIGTVDVGKARLMFWDLGGQEELQSLWDKYYAECHGVIYVIDSTDEERLSESKRAFEKMVTSEALDGVPILVLANKQDVEASPPDLPVDPRHQDGLQRLHLQDRQARLPDPGLLGPHGQRGARGHRVDGQVRRAERAPAAAAEGHHVGVAGAAGAHSSS; encoded by the exons ATGTACACGCTGCTGTCCGGCCTCTACAAGTACATGTTCCAGAAGGACGAGTACTGCGTCCTGATCCTGGGGCTGGACAATGCGGGCAAGACG ACGTTCCTGGAACAGTCGAAAACCCGCTTTAACAAGAACTACAAGGGAATGAGTCTCTCCAAGATCACGACCACCGTGGGTCTCAACA TCGGCACTGTGGACGTGGGAAAGGCTCGCCTCATGTTTTGGGACCTGGGGGGCCAGGAAGAGCTGCAGTCGCTGTGGGACAAG TACTATGCGGAGTGCCATGGTGTCATCTACGTCATTGATTCCACGGATGAGGAGAGGCTGTCGGAGTCCAAGCGGGCATTCG AGAAGATGGTGACGAGTGAGGCGCTGGATGGTGTCCCCATCCTCGTGCTGGCCAACAAGCAGGACGTGGAG GCTTCCCCCCCAGACCTGCCTGTCGATCCCCGACATCAAGACGGCCTTCAGCGACTGCACCTCCAAGATCGGCAGGCGAGACTGCCTGACCCAGGCCTGCTCGGCCCTCACGGG CAAAGGGGTGCGCGAGGGCATCGAGTGGATGGTCAAGTGCGTCGTGCGGAACGTGCACCGGCCGCCGCGGCAGAGGGACATCACGTAGGCGTGGCTGGTGCCGCGGGTGCCCACAGCTCGTCCTGA
- the LIME1 gene encoding lck-interacting transmembrane adapter 1 isoform X2, protein MGPQVPPAPPVLWALGGLALLLWLWALCTACHRKRAQRQQPPGRVMQAEALLLRRHPLCTLSKSDTRLHELHRGPGGCRVPRPVSMDVQRPQWLEVSRGTSRPLVAFSPREPPFSPAAASPSIGPEATYSNVGLAAVPRASLAASPAVWAGARLTSSRASPGPEPRPEVAEYACIRRLKGAAQGPQGLGQGTAAPTPAVEVDILYSKVRKPKKRDPGTAADQLDPKGSDAVLAVGSDQSHETLPLGGLGKDDGLLENVYESIQDMGAQGAWNPLLRPEGTCAGLGGSRLPQPQPRRSLHGPTC, encoded by the exons ATGGGGCCACAggtgcccccagccccgcctGTCCTCTGGGCCCTAGGGGGCCTTGCCCTGCTCCTCTGGCTGTGGGCACTGTGCACGGCCTGCCACAG GAAGCGCGCGCAGAGGCAGCAGCCCCCGGGCCGGGTGATGCAGGCGGAAGCG TTGCTGCTGAGACGACACCCGCTCTGCACCCTCAGCAAGTCCGACACCAGACTGCATGAGCTGCACCGGGGCCCCGGCGGCTGCAGGG TCCCGAGGCCTGTCAGCATGGATGTCCAGCGCCCGCAGTGGCTGGAGGTGTCCAGAGGTACCAGCCGACCTCTGGTGGCCTTCTCGCCCCGAGAACCTCCCTTCTCACCGGCTGCTGCCTCACCTTCCATCGGCCCCGAGGCCACCTATTCCAATGTGGGGCTGGCCGCAGTCCCCAGGGCCAGCCTGGCAGCCAGCCCCGCGGTGTGGGCAGGGGCACGGCTCACCAGCAGCCGTgccagccctgggcctgagccCAGACCCGAAGTGGCTGAGTATGCTTGTATCCGGAGGCTCAAGGGAGCAGCTCAgggcccccagggcctggggcagggaacGGCCGCGCCGACCCCAGCTGTTGAG GTGGACATCCTGTACTCCAAGGTCAGGAAGCCTAAAAAGAGGGACCCAGGGACTGCTGCAGACCAGCTGGACCCCAAGGGCAGCGACGCGGTTCTGGCTGTGGGAAGTGACCAGTCCCACGAGACCCTCCCGCTCGGGGGCCTGGGCAAGGATGACGGCCTCCTGGAAAATGTGTACGAGAGCATCCAGGACATGGGGGCCCAGGGCGCCTGGAACCCGCTGCTCCGGCCCGAGGGCACCTGCGCCGGGCTTGGGGGCTCCCGGcttccccagcctcagcctcGGAGGAGTCTCCACGGCCCCACCTGTTGA